In one window of Pseudomonas putida DNA:
- a CDS encoding VOC family protein yields the protein MSNENNKVSSASSLPAHRKVIQEVGAAAGRINSINHLVMFTHDMNEGVRFYRDVLGMRVVRTQRFKTTGEGLRSAAHHSSGSAVAAAEVSAVSVEILLKQVFFEMGNGELFSLYEAPGVAEKPAAPVSSLLWPASVKEGWSQPVVPQKLDHLSFDVSSHDEVLWFRQHLIAHGVAVSEVSERRGVNNTHRFISSIYFADPSGNPLEISSFDASDTAWQSYDFSDWFMDEQPVDALLGSAQAQPGNHKPRWLKPGER from the coding sequence ATGTCCAATGAAAATAACAAAGTGTCGAGCGCTTCCAGCCTTCCAGCTCACAGGAAGGTGATTCAGGAAGTCGGAGCCGCAGCGGGTCGTATCAACAGCATCAACCATCTGGTGATGTTCACCCACGATATGAATGAAGGCGTTCGCTTCTATCGCGATGTGCTTGGAATGCGCGTTGTGCGTACGCAACGGTTCAAGACTACCGGTGAGGGACTGCGGTCGGCTGCGCACCATTCGAGCGGATCGGCGGTGGCGGCTGCTGAGGTTTCCGCCGTGTCCGTCGAGATACTGCTCAAACAGGTGTTTTTCGAGATGGGTAATGGCGAGCTGTTCTCGTTGTACGAGGCTCCAGGAGTCGCCGAAAAGCCAGCAGCACCGGTGAGTTCGTTGCTCTGGCCTGCCAGTGTCAAAGAGGGGTGGAGCCAGCCAGTCGTGCCGCAGAAGCTCGACCACCTGTCATTCGATGTCTCTAGCCACGATGAGGTGTTGTGGTTCAGGCAGCATCTGATTGCGCACGGCGTGGCTGTGTCCGAGGTGTCGGAGCGTCGAGGTGTCAACAACACCCACCGGTTCATTTCCTCCATCTACTTTGCCGATCCAAGTGGCAATCCACTTGAGATTTCGTCGTTCGATGCCTCCGACACCGCCTGGCAAAGCTACGACTTCTCGGACTGGTTCATGGACGAGCAACCGGTTGATGCCTTGCTTGGCTCGGCACAGGCACAGCCTGGCAACCACAAACCTCGCTGGCTCAAGCCGGGCGAACGGTGA
- a CDS encoding DUF3455 domain-containing protein, which produces MHPTSCTTPQRRRAFLGVCALAVPLLAGAAPASFTVAPGKAEILAVQAVGVQVYDCRADETGQLKWAFREPLATLTRGGKTVGHHFVGPSWEMDDGSRVTGKVVAQARGAGEPDIALLQLEVASHQGQGVLSGVDEVQRLDTQGGKFAGSCTREGALHVEPYSARYVFLGR; this is translated from the coding sequence ATGCACCCGACCTCATGCACCACCCCGCAACGCCGCCGCGCCTTCCTCGGCGTCTGCGCCCTGGCCGTGCCACTGCTCGCTGGCGCGGCGCCGGCCAGCTTCACCGTCGCGCCGGGCAAGGCCGAGATCCTCGCTGTGCAAGCAGTGGGGGTGCAGGTCTATGACTGCCGGGCCGATGAAACCGGGCAGTTGAAATGGGCATTTCGCGAACCGCTGGCCACCCTCACCCGAGGCGGCAAGACCGTCGGCCACCATTTTGTCGGGCCGTCCTGGGAGATGGACGACGGCAGCCGGGTGACCGGCAAGGTCGTGGCCCAGGCGCGGGGCGCCGGCGAGCCGGATATCGCGCTGTTGCAATTGGAGGTTGCCAGCCACCAGGGGCAGGGCGTGTTGAGTGGAGTGGACGAGGTGCAGCGGCTCGATACCCAGGGTGGCAAGTTTGCCGGAAGCTGCACACGGGAGGGCGCGCTGCACGTTGAACCGTACAGCGCGCGGTATGTGTTTCTGGGGCGGTGA
- a CDS encoding OprD family porin encodes MSPFRLSMLSAALLCAPLQAAFAEAVSSQSEAKGFFEGSELNARLRNYYFNRDGKSQGPDRRDWTQGFILNYSSGFTQGTVGFGVEAFGHLAVKLDGGKGTSGTGNLPVRDNGSPEDDYGRAGGALKVRISKTELRWGDLQPTAPVFAAGGTRLLPQTATGFNLLSSEIKGLDLEAGHFTGGNGPVTTNGDHGLWASYANIQADSINYIGGKYAVNDALSVSLYGSKLQDIWRQYYGNANYILALADDQSLNFDFNLYRTNDDGRADAGAINNTTWSFSTAYSFLSAHTITLAYQKVHGDTPFDYVAFGINGPGDTGDGIFLANSIQYSDFNGPEEKSWQVRYDLDMNTFGVPGLSFMARYVNGHGIDGSKMAADSKYLGYGYGEDGKHHETNLEAKYVVQSGPAKDLSVRLREAIHRGNADQAEGDVNEFRVIVDYPLSIL; translated from the coding sequence ATGTCGCCATTCCGACTCTCCATGCTGAGCGCGGCACTGCTGTGCGCGCCGTTGCAAGCCGCATTCGCCGAAGCCGTTTCGAGCCAGTCCGAAGCCAAGGGATTCTTCGAGGGCAGCGAGTTGAATGCACGCCTGCGCAACTACTACTTCAACCGTGATGGCAAGTCGCAAGGCCCGGATCGCCGCGACTGGACCCAAGGTTTCATCCTCAACTACAGCTCCGGCTTCACCCAGGGTACCGTGGGCTTCGGCGTCGAAGCGTTCGGCCACCTGGCAGTCAAGCTCGACGGCGGCAAGGGCACCTCCGGCACCGGCAACCTGCCCGTCAGGGACAACGGCTCACCCGAAGACGACTACGGCCGCGCCGGTGGTGCGTTGAAAGTGCGCATCTCCAAGACCGAACTGCGCTGGGGCGACCTGCAACCCACGGCGCCGGTATTCGCCGCCGGCGGTACCCGCCTGCTGCCGCAAACCGCCACTGGCTTCAACCTGCTCAGCAGCGAGATCAAGGGACTGGATCTGGAAGCGGGCCACTTCACCGGAGGCAACGGCCCGGTCACCACCAACGGCGACCATGGCCTGTGGGCCTCCTACGCCAATATCCAGGCTGACAGCATCAACTACATCGGCGGCAAATACGCAGTCAACGACGCCCTGTCGGTGTCGCTGTACGGCTCCAAGCTGCAGGACATCTGGCGCCAGTACTACGGCAACGCCAACTACATCCTGGCGCTGGCCGACGACCAGTCGCTGAACTTCGACTTCAACCTCTACCGCACCAATGACGACGGTCGCGCCGACGCCGGTGCGATCAACAACACCACCTGGTCGTTCTCCACCGCGTACAGTTTCCTCTCGGCGCACACCATCACCCTGGCCTACCAGAAAGTGCACGGCGACACCCCGTTCGACTATGTCGCCTTCGGCATCAACGGCCCGGGAGACACCGGTGACGGGATCTTCCTGGCCAACTCCATCCAGTACTCGGACTTCAACGGGCCAGAGGAAAAATCATGGCAGGTGCGCTACGACCTGGACATGAACACCTTCGGCGTGCCGGGGTTGAGCTTCATGGCCCGCTACGTCAACGGCCATGGCATCGACGGCAGCAAGATGGCCGCGGACAGCAAGTACCTGGGCTATGGCTATGGCGAGGATGGCAAGCATCATGAGACCAACCTCGAAGCAAAGTACGTGGTGCAGTCCGGCCCGGCCAAGGACCTGTCGGTGCGCCTGCGCGAGGCAATCCATCGGGGCAATGCCGACCAGGCCGAAGGGGATGTCAACGAGTTCCGGGTGATCGTCGACTACCCGCTGTCGATTCTCTGA
- a CDS encoding serine/threonine-protein kinase: MLEQLGKYRIDSVLGKGAMGTVYKAFDPHIARVVALKTIRRELLGDAQQHQLLSRFQNEAQAAGRLSHPNIVAVYDYGEDDGAAYIAMEFVDGIALNTRLQNQEPRQLAQVLGWMRQLLGALHYAHAKGVVHRDVKPANLLITADDQVKVTDFGIARIDTSVLTQTGSMIGTPSYMSPEQFCGELVDGRSDVFSAGIVLYQLLTGERPFSGSATMVMQQILNQTPVPPSSLNPTLDPQFDQLIRQALAKRPDERFASAQDFLDALDALSGPQTLESVELDDDRTRLLMPASFSHASLGSSPTSSSEAADTLTPWKRQVRPQLESLLSQQIGPLARLLVKRSLASADDFASLRSALLPHIPSERGREQFVAATEALLPTTETLPAQGTLVSQPGMPEALDPAFLEASETRLTYLIGPIARIVMRRALPRASTRQALLQTLAEHIPDPAQRSAFLEEQP; encoded by the coding sequence ATGCTCGAACAATTGGGCAAGTACCGCATAGACAGCGTGCTCGGCAAAGGTGCCATGGGCACCGTGTACAAAGCCTTCGACCCGCACATCGCCCGAGTGGTGGCGCTCAAGACCATCCGCCGCGAACTGCTCGGCGACGCCCAGCAGCACCAGTTGCTCAGCCGCTTCCAGAACGAGGCCCAGGCCGCCGGGCGGCTAAGCCACCCGAATATTGTCGCGGTGTACGACTACGGCGAAGACGACGGCGCCGCCTACATCGCCATGGAGTTCGTCGACGGCATCGCCCTCAACACCCGCCTGCAGAACCAAGAGCCGCGCCAGTTGGCCCAGGTGCTGGGCTGGATGCGCCAACTGCTCGGCGCCCTGCACTACGCCCACGCCAAGGGCGTGGTGCACCGCGACGTGAAGCCCGCCAACCTGCTGATCACCGCCGACGACCAGGTCAAGGTCACCGACTTCGGCATCGCCCGCATCGACACCTCGGTGCTGACCCAGACCGGCTCGATGATCGGCACGCCCAGCTACATGTCGCCCGAACAGTTCTGCGGCGAGCTGGTGGATGGTCGCTCCGACGTGTTTTCGGCGGGCATCGTGCTGTACCAGTTGCTCACCGGCGAGCGCCCGTTCTCGGGGTCCGCGACCATGGTGATGCAGCAGATCCTCAACCAGACCCCGGTACCGCCGTCGAGCCTGAACCCGACCCTCGACCCGCAGTTCGACCAGCTGATTCGCCAGGCCCTGGCCAAGCGCCCGGACGAGCGCTTCGCCTCGGCCCAGGACTTCCTCGACGCCCTGGACGCACTGTCCGGCCCACAGACACTGGAAAGCGTGGAACTGGACGACGACCGCACACGGCTGCTGATGCCCGCCTCGTTCAGCCACGCCAGCCTGGGCAGCTCGCCAACCAGCAGCAGTGAAGCAGCGGACACACTGACCCCGTGGAAACGCCAGGTCCGCCCGCAGCTCGAATCGCTGCTGTCGCAACAGATCGGCCCACTGGCGCGCCTGCTGGTCAAACGCAGCCTGGCCAGCGCCGACGACTTCGCCAGCCTGCGCAGCGCCCTGCTGCCGCACATTCCCTCCGAGCGTGGCCGCGAACAGTTCGTCGCCGCCACCGAAGCGCTGCTGCCCACGACCGAAACACTGCCAGCTCAAGGCACCCTGGTCAGCCAACCCGGCATGCCAGAAGCGCTGGACCCCGCATTCCTGGAGGCCAGCGAAACGCGCCTGACCTACCTGATCGGCCCCATCGCCCGCATCGTCATGCGCCGCGCCCTGCCCCGCGCCAGCACCCGCCAGGCGCTGTTGCAGACCCTGGCCGAACACATCCCCGACCCCGCCCAACGCAGCGCCTTTCTCGAGGAGCAGCCATGA
- a CDS encoding isochorismatase family cysteine hydrolase gives MTIDIKNSKPALLVLDYQRIIIEQFICAEAASQVVGNTHSLLNAAREASIPVIFVKVGFSKGYPEVNRNNALFSTIKGAGLLSLDDPHTAIHAELSPTRDEAVITKHRMGAFTGTALNMQLRAKGIDTLIMAGLTTAGVVLSTTRQALDLDYRVVVAEDCCADATAEKHTLITNQVLAEHAEITDSKSLQSLFRG, from the coding sequence ATGACCATTGACATCAAAAACAGCAAACCCGCCCTCCTGGTTTTGGACTACCAACGGATCATTATTGAGCAGTTCATCTGCGCTGAGGCAGCATCGCAGGTAGTAGGTAATACCCATTCATTACTCAACGCTGCACGTGAAGCATCTATTCCAGTGATTTTCGTCAAGGTCGGCTTCAGCAAAGGCTACCCGGAAGTGAATCGGAACAACGCCTTGTTCAGCACCATAAAAGGGGCCGGACTGTTAAGCTTGGATGACCCGCATACCGCCATCCATGCCGAACTGTCACCCACTCGTGATGAGGCAGTCATCACTAAACACCGCATGGGGGCATTTACCGGTACCGCCTTAAACATGCAACTGCGGGCCAAGGGTATCGATACCCTCATCATGGCCGGATTGACTACAGCCGGCGTTGTGCTTTCTACCACCCGACAAGCGCTTGATCTCGACTATCGCGTAGTCGTTGCTGAAGACTGTTGTGCAGATGCGACAGCTGAAAAACATACTCTGATCACTAATCAAGTTCTCGCCGAACACGCTGAGATTACTGACTCCAAGTCCCTTCAATCTCTTTTCAGGGGTTGA
- a CDS encoding GntR family transcriptional regulator: MDKQPVNQSQEVESRLREMILNLDLGPGERLTERWAEAQFGSSRTPVRAALLRLMGEGLVAREGRGWIVTPLDAKEIEQLFVFREVLEAASLKLASNQITESVLNELEEAYCKPKSSLMTGEAHKIGTDFHMRLAELSGNDFIYRGIADAMTRLARARWLDTEADHDGWEQHLAIVVALRAGNVDLAASHLVTHISESKCRLLEILKNTRRSIRARGGLVMA; encoded by the coding sequence ATGGACAAGCAGCCTGTAAATCAGTCACAAGAGGTCGAGTCCCGGTTGCGGGAGATGATTCTCAACCTGGATCTTGGCCCTGGCGAGCGGTTGACGGAGCGCTGGGCGGAAGCTCAGTTCGGTTCATCTCGGACACCGGTCCGGGCTGCTTTATTGCGCTTGATGGGGGAAGGGCTAGTGGCGCGTGAGGGGAGGGGCTGGATCGTTACCCCTCTTGATGCAAAAGAGATCGAACAGCTTTTTGTCTTTCGCGAAGTGCTTGAAGCTGCTTCATTGAAGCTCGCCTCAAACCAGATCACAGAATCAGTGCTCAATGAGCTGGAGGAGGCTTACTGCAAGCCTAAGTCGAGCCTCATGACGGGGGAAGCTCACAAGATCGGCACTGACTTCCATATGCGTTTGGCGGAACTGTCGGGCAATGACTTCATTTATCGCGGCATCGCTGATGCAATGACCCGTCTTGCACGCGCCCGTTGGTTGGACACTGAGGCCGATCATGACGGTTGGGAACAGCATTTGGCGATCGTCGTCGCGCTTCGAGCTGGCAATGTCGATCTTGCCGCCTCGCACCTCGTCACGCATATCAGCGAAAGTAAATGCAGACTATTAGAAATTCTGAAAAACACGCGCCGTAGCATCAGGGCTCGTGGCGGACTCGTAATGGCCTGA
- a CDS encoding MarR family winged helix-turn-helix transcriptional regulator, translated as MSMTDLAIAERVRPQSMSTTLQALEKEGLIVRRPHPTDGRATVLELTGKGRDTLDEVFAVREDWLNTVILESLSETERDELKRGLQLIQRVISRREIS; from the coding sequence ATGAGCATGACGGACCTTGCAATAGCAGAGCGTGTGCGGCCGCAATCCATGTCGACGACCCTGCAAGCACTTGAGAAAGAAGGTTTGATCGTGCGCAGGCCGCACCCCACTGACGGCCGCGCCACTGTGCTGGAACTCACCGGCAAAGGCCGGGACACGCTCGATGAAGTGTTTGCGGTTCGTGAAGATTGGCTGAACACGGTGATCCTTGAAAGCCTCAGTGAAACAGAGCGAGATGAACTCAAACGCGGACTCCAGTTGATCCAACGCGTGATCAGCAGACGAGAAATTTCCTGA
- a CDS encoding c-type heme family protein, with translation MKLTLAVRFNLVFLAVFIVGFIASSLFANYLLQKSAREESLDKARMLMSAASASSTYTAEQIVPLLENRLKFEFLPQSIPSFAATEQLQQLLKTYPDFLYKEATLNPTNPRNKATGWETEVVEQLRGKPDTQELIGERSDGKGPALFVAQPIQITDPACLACHTSPETAPKTVVDRYGTHNGFGWKLNEIIGARLVSVPLAVPLQRASELLHTFMLSLLGVFVFLFCALNVMVHLFVIRRLRAMSALADRVSLGEDDVPEMDVSGHDELARMGQSFVRMRTSLVSAMKMLEE, from the coding sequence ATGAAACTGACCCTGGCCGTACGCTTCAACCTGGTGTTCCTGGCCGTCTTCATCGTTGGCTTCATCGCCAGCAGCCTATTTGCCAACTACCTGCTGCAAAAAAGCGCACGTGAAGAATCATTGGACAAGGCACGCATGCTCATGAGCGCCGCCAGCGCCAGCAGCACCTACACCGCCGAACAGATCGTGCCGCTGCTGGAGAACCGCCTGAAGTTCGAATTCCTGCCACAGTCGATCCCCTCCTTCGCCGCCACCGAGCAGCTCCAGCAACTGCTCAAGACCTACCCCGACTTCCTCTACAAGGAAGCCACCCTCAACCCGACCAACCCACGCAACAAGGCCACCGGCTGGGAAACCGAGGTGGTCGAACAGTTGCGCGGCAAGCCCGACACCCAGGAACTGATCGGCGAGCGCAGCGATGGCAAGGGCCCGGCGCTGTTCGTCGCCCAGCCGATCCAGATTACCGACCCCGCCTGCCTGGCCTGCCACACCTCCCCGGAAACCGCACCGAAGACCGTGGTCGACCGCTACGGCACGCACAACGGCTTCGGCTGGAAGCTCAACGAGATCATCGGCGCACGCCTGGTCTCGGTGCCGCTGGCCGTGCCGCTGCAGCGGGCCAGCGAGTTGCTGCACACCTTCATGCTGTCGCTGCTGGGGGTGTTCGTATTCCTGTTCTGCGCGCTGAACGTGATGGTCCACCTGTTCGTCATCCGCCGCCTGCGGGCGATGTCGGCACTGGCCGACCGGGTCAGCCTCGGCGAAGACGACGTGCCGGAGATGGACGTCAGCGGCCACGACGAACTGGCACGCATGGGCCAATCGTTCGTGCGCATGCGCACCAGCCTGGTCAGCGCCATGAAGATGCTCGAAGAATAA
- a CDS encoding MFS transporter: MPLRPLALWERNLVACLLGSITTVMAMTLMLPFLPLYVEQLGVSGHREIVQWSGIAFSATFITAGLVAPLWGYLGDRFGRKKMLIRASLGMAICMTLMGLVSDIWQLVALRLIIGLAGGYSSGAMILVAIQTPKERAGQALGLLTAGIMVGNLLGPLIGGLLPAIIGLRAIFWGAGAVIFLAFLSTVYFVREAPPAVAQKSKTAGSWAEIRKPRIIAAMLVSGLVLMMANMSIEPILTVYVSGLVENPAHATSVAGLVMSAAALGSIVSSFQLGKLADRIGYKPIIILALVLASLLLIPQAFVTQSWQLIALRFLMGLALGGLLPCIAAVIRHNVPESYIGTVLGYSISCQFAGQFLGPLLGGFIGGHLGISWVFLFTSLILAASALYVHRSN, encoded by the coding sequence ATGCCACTCAGACCTCTGGCTCTCTGGGAGCGAAACCTCGTTGCCTGCCTCCTCGGATCGATCACGACCGTCATGGCAATGACGTTAATGCTGCCCTTTCTACCCCTCTATGTCGAACAGCTTGGCGTCTCTGGCCACCGCGAAATCGTGCAATGGTCAGGTATCGCCTTCAGCGCTACGTTCATAACCGCAGGCCTCGTAGCCCCCCTCTGGGGCTATCTCGGTGATCGTTTCGGCCGCAAGAAAATGCTCATCAGGGCCAGCCTGGGCATGGCCATCTGCATGACGCTGATGGGCCTGGTGTCCGATATCTGGCAACTCGTCGCCCTGCGCCTGATTATCGGCCTAGCGGGCGGATACTCGTCCGGAGCAATGATTCTCGTAGCCATACAGACACCCAAAGAGCGCGCTGGACAGGCGCTGGGATTACTCACCGCAGGCATCATGGTGGGTAACCTGCTTGGTCCACTTATCGGCGGCCTATTACCCGCAATCATCGGTTTGCGGGCCATCTTCTGGGGCGCTGGCGCTGTGATTTTTCTGGCTTTCCTTTCAACAGTCTATTTTGTCAGGGAAGCCCCCCCTGCGGTTGCGCAAAAATCAAAAACAGCTGGAAGCTGGGCAGAGATACGCAAGCCGCGCATTATTGCCGCCATGCTGGTATCTGGCCTCGTGCTGATGATGGCCAACATGTCGATCGAGCCGATCCTCACCGTCTATGTTTCCGGGTTAGTGGAAAATCCGGCCCATGCAACCTCGGTCGCCGGCTTAGTCATGTCCGCAGCAGCATTGGGCAGCATCGTGTCCTCGTTTCAGCTCGGCAAACTGGCGGACAGGATTGGCTACAAACCGATCATCATCCTGGCGCTGGTCTTGGCGTCGCTGCTTCTCATCCCCCAGGCATTCGTCACGCAAAGCTGGCAGCTCATCGCCTTGCGCTTTCTGATGGGCTTGGCCTTAGGCGGCCTGCTTCCCTGCATCGCTGCGGTTATTCGTCACAATGTGCCTGAGAGCTACATAGGGACAGTGCTGGGATATTCCATATCCTGTCAGTTTGCAGGCCAGTTTCTCGGCCCATTGCTGGGAGGATTTATAGGCGGCCACCTGGGTATCAGCTGGGTGTTCCTATTCACCAGCCTGATTTTGGCTGCCTCCGCCCTTTACGTTCACCGAAGTAATTGA
- a CDS encoding PP2C family protein-serine/threonine phosphatase — protein MSAPQNHMATAPCLLRGGIAFGHSDTGPVRQHNEDHFLIDPRLELLAVADGMGGHQAGALASALALESLRDCLAHQLAQLTHTSSDPDATCQVPSMRALSALHEALEAVNTRLYAHNHTRQLSEGRGMGTTLTGIWRPQAGGPLLAFHVGDSRLYRYRHGELEQLSRDQTWYQQALDAGHFDRLPARNVLLQAIGPAPRVEPQVWVQAVQPEDLLMLCSDGVHGCVPHHEMARVLEGAGRDNLAASSQRLIRLAAEYGGRDNATVVLVKFE, from the coding sequence ATGAGCGCGCCACAAAACCACATGGCCACCGCGCCCTGCCTGCTGCGCGGCGGCATCGCCTTCGGTCACAGTGACACCGGCCCAGTGCGCCAGCACAACGAAGACCACTTCCTGATAGACCCACGCCTGGAACTGCTGGCCGTCGCCGACGGCATGGGCGGCCACCAGGCCGGCGCCCTGGCCAGCGCCCTGGCCCTGGAGTCGCTGCGCGACTGCCTGGCGCACCAACTGGCGCAGCTCACCCACACCTCCAGCGACCCCGACGCCACCTGCCAGGTGCCCTCAATGCGGGCCCTGAGCGCGCTGCACGAGGCGCTCGAAGCGGTCAACACCCGTTTGTACGCGCACAACCACACCCGTCAGCTCAGCGAAGGTCGCGGCATGGGCACCACCCTCACCGGCATCTGGCGCCCCCAGGCCGGTGGGCCGTTGTTGGCGTTTCATGTGGGTGACAGCCGGTTGTACCGCTATCGCCACGGTGAGCTGGAGCAGTTGAGCCGCGACCAGACCTGGTACCAGCAGGCGCTGGACGCCGGGCATTTCGATCGGCTGCCGGCGCGCAATGTGCTGTTGCAGGCGATCGGGCCAGCGCCGCGGGTGGAGCCGCAGGTGTGGGTGCAGGCGGTGCAGCCGGAGGACTTGCTGATGCTGTGCAGTGATGGGGTTCATGGGTGTGTGCCGCATCATGAGATGGCGCGAGTGCTGGAAGGTGCCGGGCGGGACAACTTGGCGGCGAGCAGTCAGCGGTTGATTCGGTTGGCGGCGGAGTATGGGGGGCGGGATAACGCTACGGTGGTGTTGGTGAAGTTTGAGTGA
- a CDS encoding peroxiredoxin: MIKCGDALPDVMLFEFAEDSATGRSGPVGFSLKQRWSGKRIVLFGLPGAFTPTCSERHVPGYLDAAQELHSVGIDEIVCISVNDAYVMKAWGDASQPEPLISMISDGNGDLTKALGLTQDLKARGMGVRSHRYAMIVDHGYVTYLRVEEPGKFEVSDARTMLENLPDSRLLVSA, encoded by the coding sequence ATGATCAAATGTGGTGATGCGCTACCAGATGTGATGCTGTTCGAGTTTGCCGAGGACTCGGCAACTGGGCGTTCTGGGCCTGTGGGCTTTTCGTTGAAGCAGCGTTGGAGTGGCAAGCGCATCGTGCTGTTCGGGCTGCCTGGCGCGTTCACCCCCACCTGCTCGGAACGGCATGTTCCAGGCTACCTGGACGCTGCCCAAGAACTGCACTCGGTTGGTATCGACGAAATCGTCTGCATTTCGGTGAACGATGCATACGTGATGAAGGCTTGGGGTGATGCTTCCCAGCCCGAGCCCTTGATCAGCATGATTTCGGACGGCAATGGTGATTTGACCAAGGCGCTGGGCCTTACCCAGGATCTTAAGGCTCGTGGAATGGGCGTGCGTTCTCACCGCTACGCGATGATCGTGGATCATGGTTACGTCACGTACCTCAGGGTTGAAGAGCCTGGGAAATTTGAGGTCAGTGATGCGCGGACCATGCTTGAAAATCTTCCGGATTCACGCCTGCTGGTCAGTGCCTAG
- a CDS encoding Rieske (2Fe-2S) protein encodes MRYIVGPVSELPPGQTKVVYPEKVKSGIGVFNVDGEFYALKNTCPHMGGPLCRGRVRGTSAAELPEDGQPEIHWVRNGEIIACPWHHWEFEIKTGKTIFESRQKVRTYPVAIECPEELERLKAGVETIPVKVEDATIVLEI; translated from the coding sequence ATGCGTTACATCGTCGGTCCTGTCAGTGAGTTGCCACCAGGTCAAACCAAGGTGGTTTACCCAGAGAAAGTCAAAAGCGGTATTGGTGTCTTCAATGTGGATGGTGAGTTTTATGCGCTGAAAAACACCTGTCCGCACATGGGCGGTCCATTGTGCCGTGGCCGAGTTCGCGGTACCTCCGCAGCCGAGCTTCCAGAAGATGGTCAACCCGAGATCCATTGGGTGCGCAATGGCGAGATCATCGCTTGCCCTTGGCATCACTGGGAGTTCGAGATCAAAACAGGCAAGACGATCTTCGAATCGAGGCAGAAGGTCAGGACCTACCCGGTGGCGATCGAATGCCCTGAAGAGTTGGAGCGCCTCAAGGCGGGTGTGGAAACCATTCCCGTCAAGGTTGAAGACGCGACCATTGTTCTGGAGATCTAA
- a CDS encoding PDR/VanB family oxidoreductase has translation MSEREFEVSISHVEKVAEGVLRFSLTHPQGQELPSWEAGAHIDVGLSINGKGTTRQYSLCSRPSNRSAWQIAVRLSEEGRGGSAHIHQAFAVGNRIKVSQPRNHFPLIAARRYLFIAGGIGITPILPMIAEVHSEGCEWRLVYCGRKAASMPFTQALSAQYGDHVVFHESAKDGRLDLATVIAWADADTVIYSCGPASMLDGIDTQCASWAPGRVHYERFAAQEVEAENGAFEVEFARSGITVEVPADKTILEVAEENGIDIDSSCQEGVCGACETRILSGSPDHRDTVLSAKERAAGRSMMVCVSRCCSSRLVLDA, from the coding sequence ATGTCCGAACGTGAGTTTGAAGTATCCATCAGCCATGTTGAAAAGGTCGCGGAAGGGGTACTGCGTTTCAGCTTGACCCACCCCCAAGGGCAAGAGTTGCCAAGCTGGGAGGCGGGAGCACACATTGATGTTGGCCTGAGTATCAATGGCAAGGGGACTACACGGCAGTACTCGTTGTGCAGTCGCCCGTCCAACAGGAGCGCCTGGCAGATTGCGGTGAGGCTTTCTGAAGAAGGGCGGGGAGGCTCCGCACACATTCATCAAGCCTTCGCTGTAGGCAATAGAATCAAGGTGAGCCAGCCGCGAAACCACTTTCCCCTGATAGCGGCGCGACGCTACTTGTTCATTGCAGGGGGCATTGGAATCACCCCGATTCTGCCCATGATCGCGGAAGTGCACAGCGAAGGCTGTGAGTGGAGGCTTGTCTACTGTGGTCGGAAAGCGGCCTCCATGCCATTTACCCAGGCGTTGTCCGCGCAATACGGGGACCATGTGGTCTTCCATGAGAGCGCCAAAGATGGGCGGCTTGATCTGGCGACCGTCATTGCCTGGGCAGATGCAGACACGGTGATTTACTCCTGTGGTCCTGCCTCGATGCTCGATGGAATCGATACCCAGTGTGCTTCCTGGGCGCCCGGTCGCGTGCACTATGAGCGTTTCGCCGCTCAAGAAGTAGAAGCTGAAAATGGAGCTTTCGAGGTGGAGTTCGCACGGTCAGGTATCACTGTAGAGGTGCCAGCCGACAAAACCATTCTTGAAGTCGCTGAAGAAAATGGCATCGACATTGACTCTTCCTGTCAGGAGGGGGTGTGCGGTGCGTGCGAGACACGCATTCTCAGCGGTTCTCCAGATCATCGAGACACAGTCCTGAGCGCCAAGGAACGGGCGGCGGGGCGGTCCATGATGGTCTGCGTATCACGATGCTGCTCATCGCGGCTGGTGCTCGACGCCTAA